Part of the Sulfurirhabdus autotrophica genome, TGCAAATTGTTTGAAAGCTGAAAATATTTATTATATTGGCGATCTTATTCAGCGTAGTGAAAATGAGTTGTTGAAGACACCTAATCTTGGCAGAAAATCGCTAAATGAAATAAAAGAAATCCTCGCATCCAAGGGTTTGACGCTTGGCATGAAGCTGGAAAACTGGCCGCCTGCTGGCCTCGAAAAAGCCTAAGAGCTGTAAGGTAAAAAGGAATTTAATATGCGTCACCGTTTAGGAAATAGAAAACTTAATCGCACCAGTAGTCATCGTCTTGCTATGTTGCGCAATATGACTAATTCACTGCTGCGTCATGAAGTGATTAAGACTACTCTCCCAAAAGCCAAGGAACTGCGTCGTGTTGCTGAGCCTCTGATCACTTTGGGTAAGAAGCCTTCATTGGCAAATCGTCGCCTTGCTTTTGATCGTTTACGCGATCGTGATATGGTTGTTAAGTTATTTAACGATTTAGGGCCGCGCTTTCAGAAACGTAACGGTGGATACTTACGTATTCTTAAGTACGGCTTCCGTCAGGGTGACAACGCGCCTATGGCGCTTGTAGAGTTGGTAGATCGTCCAGAAGCTGTTGAAGCCCCAGCAGAAGTTGTTGCTGAATAAATAGTGCTTTGCATTGCTTAATGAAAAAGGTCGGCTTGTCCGGCCTTTTTTATTTGTATTTGAGAGGATCAGGCAATCATGATTGCTTTATTTTCTGATTTTGGGTCTGCTGATATTTATGTTGGCCAGATAAAAATGGTTTTAAGCAAATTAGCACCCGAAGTTGTTGTGAACGATTTATTTCACGATGCCCCAAATTTTGATGTGGTTTCTTCTGCGCATTTATTGTCAGCGCTATCTGTAAACTTTCCTCCTGGTTCTGTCTTCCTTTCAGTAATTGACCCCGGTGTGGGGAGTTCACGCGGTGCTGTTGTTATTTTGGTTGATTCATGGTGGTTTGTAGGGCCTGATAATGGTTTGATGTCGGTGGTGGCTGCACGCCATAGTAACGTTAAATATTGGCGGATAAACTGGCGTCCGGAACACTTTTCGCAGTCTTTTCATGGGCGGGATCTATTTGCTCCTATTGCGGCCTGGATTGCTAAAGGCGAGTTTCCATCAGATAAATTGGAGTCAATGACTGAATTGTCAGTAAATTTCTCTGAGAATGATGCTTTTTCAATTATTTATATCGATCACTACGGTAACAGTTTTACTGGTATTAGAGCTGTTAATCTTGCCTTTGATCGTGAAATTTTGATTAATGGTGTAGCTGTTAGATACGCGAATACATTTTCCACAGTGGAAGTGGGGCATGTGTTTTGGTATGTAAATAGTCTGGAACTGGTTGAGATTGCAGTGAATTGCGGGAGTGCAGCGAGTCTGCTCAATTTGAGAGTCGGAACAGAATTGACCATCATCTAAATCTGCGATGGTCAATAATATCCAGGGACAGGGTTTATTGCTGAAGTACAGCCTTTAAATACTTTCCTGTGTGGCTTATTGGGTTAGCTGCGATATCTTCCGGCGTCCCTTCTGAAATAATTCTTCCACCGCCATCGCCACCTTCTGGCCCTAAATCAATCACCCAGTCTGCAGTTTTGATAACGTCCAGGTTATGTTCGATTACCACTACGCTATTGCCATGGTCCC contains:
- the rplQ gene encoding 50S ribosomal protein L17, which codes for MRHRLGNRKLNRTSSHRLAMLRNMTNSLLRHEVIKTTLPKAKELRRVAEPLITLGKKPSLANRRLAFDRLRDRDMVVKLFNDLGPRFQKRNGGYLRILKYGFRQGDNAPMALVELVDRPEAVEAPAEVVAE
- a CDS encoding SAM hydrolase/SAM-dependent halogenase family protein gives rise to the protein MIALFSDFGSADIYVGQIKMVLSKLAPEVVVNDLFHDAPNFDVVSSAHLLSALSVNFPPGSVFLSVIDPGVGSSRGAVVILVDSWWFVGPDNGLMSVVAARHSNVKYWRINWRPEHFSQSFHGRDLFAPIAAWIAKGEFPSDKLESMTELSVNFSENDAFSIIYIDHYGNSFTGIRAVNLAFDREILINGVAVRYANTFSTVEVGHVFWYVNSLELVEIAVNCGSAASLLNLRVGTELTII